Genomic window (Syngnathus typhle isolate RoL2023-S1 ecotype Sweden linkage group LG4, RoL_Styp_1.0, whole genome shotgun sequence):
ACAATTAACAAAATACAACACTTCATATTAACGGCATTTcattaaatgcaaataaaaagcaaataataaatacacaatTGCAATCATGCCTTACTCCTCAGTTGTTTGCGTTTTAGTAATTAAGCTagtctaacttttttttttttagagctaATTTTTGTTGAGTGTATAGTTTGTTGCGTGTTGTGAGCGATGTCCAATGTTGAGCCAGGAAAAACAACAATGtggagttggttctttattggcaagatcttaggttgtttaatggcggccaGTACACATGGCCCGGCGGCGCATGAAACAACAACTTCCTTCTCCAGGTCAGCTTGTTTTATACTGTCTGGAAAGGCGGCAAATGTGCCATGGCCATTtggtatctgtgtgtgtgtgtgtgtgtgtgtgtgtgtgtttatacagTTCTGTGTATTGTATTCGTGTTCTGATTGAGCAGTTATGTTTATATAAACTAATGAGAAGAATTGCAAACATATAAACATTAAAATTTACATGAGATTGGCTAACCTAACAGAATatgtacacattgctgttgctctccAAGTTTTACAGTAAAGTACAACTGAGATGTCATTAAGTAACTTAAAGGACGCTTAGGGATGGGAGAATCACTTGCGCTTACACGCATGCGATGCTAGCAACAGGGTGCATTCAGGGTACTTTCACATCAAGAACTTGTAAATGGGATGCGGCATTCTGCacattaattgtttttgttcaattataacattttaaaaacagaGACTTCAAACTGAAAGTATCAATTGCATTTTTATAAATAGTCCAGCCCTACCATGACATTTCAGTTTCTCTTGCCGTAAAAGCGCAACTCAAATTGCGTAAATGTAACATTTTACGTAGATTATTAAAGACGTTTGAAATGCTCATTCCATGTTTTTTCAGACAATTCTACAAGACCGTGTCCACTTGTCATTAAGCTAATCATATTTGGTGATCACATATAGTAATAGTATTGTTCTCAATttccttttatttttgcaaCTCATTGTTCTTAAGTTTTCCCATTTTTGAATGTGTTCTTCAGATGGAAGAAATCAAAGATTCTCCAGACTATAACTGGTTCAGAAGCACAGTTCCTCTAAAAAGAGTACGTATACAGTGTGTTCCAAATTCTGCGTGTATATATGATTTATTGACCAAACTGTAATTAGTGAGGTTAAGACCCAGAAGCAGACACTGTTGAAAACTTTGTTAAATAAGGAAACAAAGTAAGAAGCAAACTGAGAACTGGACTGGTCACGGCAGTGGCTGAGCAGGGAATGCAAGGGAGATGTTTCGCCAATGTCAGAGTTTTCTACGGGGTCGCAGTCATCGCACGTCGTCAGCAGGGGGCCCAGCGGCCCaacaacgcacgcacgcacacactcacacgacACAGGTTAATTTggcactcttttttttctctgtcttcATACACTCGACTCAATATTGTCTCGTTCGTTCCCATCCTAGTTACTCACACTCTTACTACTTATGCTCGCTCCTGCTTTCCTACCAGAATGCTTCTTCACGCGAATGTTCAGTCTGCATACACGTGACACGTACAGAGCTGCCAGTCGCAAACAAGCAGTCATATTACTCGCAACAACTCCACAAAGGTTTCAGTTTAAAATTAATTACTTTAACCAGGGTCCCACTTTACATTGTAAACAAGGGTAAAATCAAAGCCATTTTCCCATGTTTTTGCAATGATGCACAAAATATCATCAATGGCATCCTAAAGCTGAAGAGAGATTCTCTCTGGGCCAAACGGCTTTTTTTTGTCACGCAATTATGGCTGTCAGAAATTAATCATGTTGGAATCAGCTTTCCCATCTGaactgaaaaaaatgtttaagctCAGTATCAAAACAATGACATTTTGACAAGTTTTGAGCAGGCGCTTGATCACTATGATGTAATGCGTGCTGTAACATAGCcctgtttattttttacttgGTTCCTGGTCTATTGTGCTATAAAAATGCAGAATAGCATTGTATTTCTGTGATTTGTGTGGCACTCCACCATGTCAAGATTCATGTTCCtcctttatgaaaaaaaaaacaaaaacatttactaCACTAGTGGCTGGCAAATGCAAGCCAGCCCAAGCAAAAAAGCACAGTCTATGAAAAGCATAATGTCTGAAAAAACGTCACCAAAGGTTTGTATGTACTTCTCTACTCATTCCCACTTTATATTCTGAAAATTAcataaattgaaatattttcaattttatgGACTTGGTATCAACCCTGATACGGGAATACTACTGGCAATTATAAGGATAAtgctttcaaaatgcttttcaTGTAGAAGAGTATAAATACTTTTTCATCAGTATTCAGTCACACAAACTTTCCGCATGCATGGGTCATGTCCTCTGCTATACTGGTTACTGGTATAATTGTACGTTTTCTTTCCTCAACAGTGAtgatgcaaaatatttttttgcgtTTGTTAAGCATGTACATGTACATAGTACATTCAAACGTAATGTATGGTGGAATTATTTAAATTGTATACATGTTCTCATTTCCCCCTTTCTAGATtattgttgatgatgatgacagcAAAGTGTGGTCCTTGTATGATGCAGGCCCGAAGAGCATCAGGTGCCCTATCATGTTCCTTCCGCCTGTCAGTGGAACTGCAGAAGTGTTCTTCCAACAGATGTTGGCTTTGACAGGCTGGGGCTACAGAGTAATATCTGTGAGTTTAACAGATATTGGCGTGGAACAGATCTGGAAAAGCACAGCGCTTACTTACGCTCTAGGTGCATGTTGGGAgtgcatttttttgtctttcactcGTCAGTGGGTGCACATATCAATACTCTGCTTGAACTGGAATGATTCCTGGAATGACAGCTGGTTCTTTCTTAgtcatcaataataataataattgtagccTGTTCTTTTGATTGCCCAGGTTCAGATTGGCCCTGTACTGTTGGTTTATTTCTGAAGACGGTACTagtattttgtttgtttcagcttCAGTATCCAGTGTACTGGGATCTCATAGAGTTCTGTGATGGATTTAGGAAGCTTCTCGATCACTTGCAGTTAGATAAagtaagcagttttttttttttacacttatgTTTTGCCTGTTATGTATTTCATCTATCAACGTGTATATTGTCATTAACCCTTTTCACATTTACAGATTTGTGAACTTTGTCGTTTTCTACTTTTCCATTATTATTTCTTTGAAATGCCTGCATACACATCAGTTGTCACATTGAACACCAAAGTAAATTGCTATAAGTAGCCACTTAAGAAAGCACTGATTTTGAAATAAatactgtttgtttgtttgtttgttttcccaccCACGTGTGCACCTGTCCTTTTAGTCGTTCTAATGATTTTCCTGTCTTGCCATGTTCAAGGTTCATCTTTTTGGTGCATCCTTGGGTGGCTTCCTGGCCCAGAAGTTTGCAGAGTTCACTTGCAAGTCCCCCAGGGTGCACTCTTTGATACTGTGTAATTCATTCAGTGATACCTCCATCTTTAACCAGACATGGACAGCGAACAGGTTTTccctatttttttattattaataatataacgTGAGTAAGGGCGTACTCACACTTGGCAGTCCGTGCATTGTCTGAGGCCACATGACATTTAAAGTTGGCTTGTGAGAGTGCTCAAAATGAGAACACTTACCAAGCCATGATTGCACAAGCAAGTGCGAGCAATGTGGATGTGTCATACAATTGCAGTATTGCACATTATTGATTATATCTGCttaatatacaatatataataaCTAGCACTGTTCCACTGGGGCACATGCTTGTGCAAAGCATATATTCTATAAGTGCAACCTCTCGTctgccagctcagtggcctagtggtagagtgtccgccctgagactggaaggttgtgggttcaaaccctggccgggtcataccaaagactataaaaacgggacccattgcctccatacttggcactcagcattaagggttgggattgggaggttagatcaccaactgattcccgagcgcggcatcgctgctgctcactgctcccctctcccccaggggatggattaaaatcacatgggggtgggttaaatgcagaggacaaatttcaccacacccagatgtgtgtgtgacgatcattgggactttaacttttaactttaatcATGATCACTGCCAAACTgcccaataaaaaaacaacacaacaattcTATCGTCAAAACAAGTCCACAGCAGTCTCAGGCTACGTTCACTCTGCTGGGCTTGATGCCCATTTATGACCTTTTTAaatatcgtattttccgcaccacaaggcacacttaaaagcctttaattttctcaaaaaacgaAGGTGCAccttttaataaggtgcgccttttgtgtggaccgaattccaaaatttgtaatgtttttttgtatGGCTTCTGTAAAATACAGGCATACTGTAgccccgatgaaccaatcagaggacattacttTTTACGtagattgggaaaaaaaaaacaatcggaGGGCTGTACGTAAACGTAGAGTACGTACCTCCActgccattgataaataaatactatcatTTGTGTAACgcaaacagcattaggaccctcttAGATGGCATAGACATGAGACAAGAGACATGCTTACAAGGCACAATtagagctttctggaaagccagaATCCATGCCGATGAGCAACGTGACAGTGACGAGAGGGaacttgtcatttttaatggcgaaattgcccaactgtttaatttggatacagaagatgaggattATGATGGATTTGCGTATTAATATTGATTAACAACGTGAGTACAATACAGTGcatgattaataataataattcattaaatttgtatagcgcttttcaaaaacctaaAGACGctttatattaaattatattaaagacggttaaatagtagaataaagtacaacaaaACTGTCTTGCTCctgtgacatttatttttaccataagtcatggcatgcatgcgccttataatgcggtgggttatatgtatgtattaaaTACAGAAAAGCCCCGTAATTGAGTCTGCGCCTTTTACCCTTAAGCGCCTTTTAACCTGAAGCGCCTTGTGGTTGGGAAGATACAGTGAGCATTCACTTTACAACAGGGATCTCAAACTTCAGTCCTCGGGGgctgcattcctacatgttgccctcgttaaacacacccaATGATGCGCCTGTACACAAAGCACAACATCCAGTGATGTGCACCAAAAAAGACCTCAGGTGGTGTTGCGTTTACGCAAATAAATGTTGTAGGTTAGTATTtaatatttgatcattttataTATCCAGACTAAAGAGGTAGGTGAAGGTGTTCATCATCTTATCTCAAGTATTATCACAATTtacttttcatttctttcaaaaTTGCCTGTTTTCAAGTAAATGGATTAACAATGAGGAAACTAGAAATAACGTCAACATTTTATTAacgtgataaataaataaaattagatTGAATAAGATGACACGTGTATCAAGGCAGACAAACCACCTGTGTTACTAATCAGCCAGTAACAAGGGCACAGGTGGGAGACTAAGTAGCGTGCGCAGTTTACGGTAGTTTTTTTGTGACTTTGTGAGTTTTAGTGACGCCTTAAAGAATGTTTCTGAAGGTcggtttaaatttaaaatgttcaaaaagtgtttgaaaatacaataaagtgttaaaaaatagaattataaaagtcttgtggtctattaggcgcaccggattataaggcgcaccttcagtgaacggcccattttaaaactttgtccatatataaggcgcaccggattataaggtgcataaaataaaagctataccgcaacaaactgaggttgactagggttgcggtatgcatccactagccaataaccaacgagccctctgtaaacaatcgcgtttctcaaacgatctcctataaaatgatcggaactgactaaagttcgatctaacgcctTGGTACTActaacctatgtttcccttccatatcgatccgtagatttactcgaaacattaacagagcagtttattttgacatgaaatagcctggtgcgtatagcagctattgttatagcattagccatccgcaaattcccatgagcctcagctcgcaatctcccatgagcctcagcaaagtgtaaacaatcgcgtttctcaaacgatctcctataaaatgatcggaactgactaaagttcgatctaacgcattggtagtacttacctatgtttcccttccatatcgatccgtagatttactcgaaacattaacagagcagcctattttgacatgatcTCGCgggtatagcagctatcgttatagcattagccatccgcaatttcccatgagcctcagctcgcaatctcccatgagcctcagcaaagtgtaaacaatcgcgtttctcgaacgatctcctataaaatgatcggaactgactaaagttcgatctaacacattggtactgcttacctatgtttcccttccatatcaagccgtaaatttactcgaaacattaacggagcagcctattttgaaaggaaatagcctcgcgggtacaacagctattcggtgacgccccctgactacagttgccgtaatgttgggaagcgatgcgaccttgtaatttactagtcgtactaaaacatttttgcagagcactgtgtacaaccagtacggatccacaaattcatcaattgatccatatataaggcgctctgcattataaggcgcactgtgttttttttagtaaaaagtttttaggtgcgcctaatagtgcggaaaatacgttaAGTGAATAATCCACAAGTAATCAATGATCACTTTAATCGACCACTATTTTGATAATTGAGTAATAgttgagtcatttttttttgtaacctaAAATTATACATATCCTCTACTTTCAGCCTCAACTGTATTCTCTGATTTTAGTAGTTTTATCATGTTTTGATTTCAACCAAAATAATCCATTTTCACAtgagcttttactttggaaaacaatgtctAAATGTGTACCTGAATCAGTTTAAAAAGGGCAATCCTTCACGCATGATATTCCTCtaatattgttttgttgttgttcaaatGAAATTTAAGCTATTTTCTCTTAGGTGAATGACCAGAGTGTCTCAGGGAGCGTGACAGTGTGCTCTGCAGCACAGACAGAATGCGAGCAGCATGACAGAATTGGCGCACAGCAATGATACTGCCTGAGAGCCACCTTGCCTACTAGAAATAAACAGAATGCAACATAtaataaagcagtgcttctcaaatagtggggcgcgccccccttggggggcgcggtgctattcctgggggggcgcgtgtgaccctggggaacaggcttttttttgggcagtactagaataaagtgtaattgcgggtttactacagcagggggcagtggcgctctcattgttacttctgtcacgtttgcgacagtgcaacattttacgacttacaagacaagttaggatagtcacggtggggagggggggcgcgaatagatttcttcttgctagggggggggcgtaacagaaaataattgagaagcactgtaatAAAGTGGTGGCGCATTTAAATAGGCAAAAGTTAGGCAGGCTGCTTAAATGTGATTGGTGGACAGGAGTGGGAGGGGAACTCTAAGCCAAGTCAGGCGTGGATCAAATGGCTTGGTGTGAGTATGCCCTGAAACAAATTAATTTTGTGATCTTTGCTCAGTTTTTGGTTGATGCCAGCTTTCATGTTGAAGAAGATTGTTCTCGGGAATTTTGCTAAAGGACCAGTCGACCCAGAAATGGCCGGTGCGATTGACTTCATGGTTGATAGGGTAAGAAAATTATGCTCATATTGTGTTCCTTCATGAAAGTGAGTAATGTGTAATTTCTGTGTTGTAGCTGGAGAGTCTTAGCCAGAGAGAGCTGGCATCCAGGTTAACGCTAAACTGTCAGAACTCTTATGTGGAGCCACATAAAATAAAGGAGGTTGCTGTGACTATTATAGATGTAAGTGGGAACGCGTGTGAATATGAATACAGTATTCATTCATACAGCAGCTCTGATAAGTCATGGTGTTTATTTTTACACTTAGGTTTTTGATCAGAGTGCACTCTCTTTAGAAGCAAAGGAAGAGATGTATAAATTGTTTCCAAATGCCAAACGAGCTCATCTCAAAACTGGTGGAAACTTCCCGTACCTTTGCCGAAGTGCTGATGTAAACCTCTACATACAGGTATGGCAGTGCAAAATGAAGCCTTGCAAACAGTTCCTTGTTAATTTGTCGTGGCTGCTCGTTATTTGGAAACCCAACTTTAATGTGGGTGTCATTTTAAGACAACAATCCCTCAGTGCGGCAGACAAAATCTGCAAATCAGTGAAGTCAAACAAATTATAACCACGGTTTTCAACGAACTTACTGCTGCTCTCAAAGCAAAAAATGTAATTGTGAAACCCGACACTTTCAGGGGAaaatgactaccgtttttttccgtgtatagtgcgcaaaatttaactcatttattgtctaaaatctggggtgcgcattatacatgggtacaaaattttttttttttttttttttttttttttttttaagtcccaatgatcgtcacacacgcagggaggcaatgggtcccatttttatagtctttggtatggtcttaactaggctggatgtaattttttttgttggcgttgaattctccgactgcccgtaaacgcaccaccgcgctccgtgcgcacacgggaaagaggcggctctctatgggagagacgttgaagaggaataaaaacacccttggaaaccaaaacttgcccctcgtcgtgactcggagccgcaacaaatgtaacaaatgtttcggatttgtgtagggtacattgtgacagacagcaaacgagcaggtgatcgagcaagccttgtctgatacgagagcattgcggt
Coding sequences:
- the spg21 gene encoding maspardin isoform X1; translation: MDALANTRNQTMEEIKDSPDYNWFRSTVPLKRIIVDDDDSKVWSLYDAGPKSIRCPIMFLPPVSGTAEVFFQQMLALTGWGYRVISLQYPVYWDLIEFCDGFRKLLDHLQLDKVHLFGASLGGFLAQKFAEFTCKSPRVHSLILCNSFSDTSIFNQTWTANSFWLMPAFMLKKIVLGNFAKGPVDPEMAGAIDFMVDRLESLSQRELASRLTLNCQNSYVEPHKIKEVAVTIIDVFDQSALSLEAKEEMYKLFPNAKRAHLKTGGNFPYLCRSADVNLYIQIHLHQFHGTRYAAIDPGMVSVEELEVQECHLKTCQESDEAQ
- the spg21 gene encoding maspardin isoform X2, yielding MDALANTRNQTMEEIKDSPDYNWFRSTVPLKRIIVDDDDSKVWSLYDAGPKSIRCPIMFLPPVSGTAEVFFQQMLALTGWGYRVISLQYPVYWDLIEFCDGFRKLLDHLQLDKVHLFGASLGGFLAQKFAEFTCKSPRVHSLILCNSFSDTSIFNQTWTANSFWLMPAFMLKKIVLGNFAKGPVDPEMAGAIDFMVDRLESLSQRELASRLTLNCQNSYVEPHKIKEVAVTIIDVFDQSALSLEAKEEMYKLFPNAKRAHLKTGGNFPYLCRSADVNLYIQVRRLTGPLHNLNVLPHLLPWMFLWSHF
- the spg21 gene encoding maspardin isoform X3; the encoded protein is MDALANTRNQTIIVDDDDSKVWSLYDAGPKSIRCPIMFLPPVSGTAEVFFQQMLALTGWGYRVISLQYPVYWDLIEFCDGFRKLLDHLQLDKVHLFGASLGGFLAQKFAEFTCKSPRVHSLILCNSFSDTSIFNQTWTANSFWLMPAFMLKKIVLGNFAKGPVDPEMAGAIDFMVDRLESLSQRELASRLTLNCQNSYVEPHKIKEVAVTIIDVFDQSALSLEAKEEMYKLFPNAKRAHLKTGGNFPYLCRSADVNLYIQIHLHQFHGTRYAAIDPGMVSVEELEVQECHLKTCQESDEAQ